One segment of Rosa chinensis cultivar Old Blush chromosome 6, RchiOBHm-V2, whole genome shotgun sequence DNA contains the following:
- the LOC112174397 gene encoding perakine reductase yields MRRKIPEVQLGSQGLKVSRLGFGCGGLSGIYKAPLSHEAGCSVIKEAINRGITFFDTSYHYGHNHDNEIMVGKALKQLPQEKVQLATKFGIFKSDNLQL; encoded by the exons ATGAGGAGGAAGATCCCAGAGGTTCAACTGGGTAGTCAGGGATTAAAG GTTTCTAGATTAGGTTTTGGATGTGGGGGACTATCTGGAATATACAAAGCTCCTCTCTCTCATGAAGCTGGGTGTTCAGTAATAAAGGAAGCAATTAATAGGGGCATCACCTTCTTTGACACTTCATATCATTATGGTCATAATCATGATAATGAAATCATGGTTGGGAAG GCTTTGAAACAGCTTCCTCAAGAAAAGGTTCAATTGGCTACAAAATTCGGCATTTTCAAGTCGGATAACTTACAACTCTAG